A stretch of the Papaver somniferum cultivar HN1 chromosome 6, ASM357369v1, whole genome shotgun sequence genome encodes the following:
- the LOC113286483 gene encoding dirigent protein 6-like has protein sequence MSKSFIVNACATIFFVLLIQSAFAQGNRLLRKKLPCQTFTLYLHETIFNGTNAANATSTAVTNATGISNFQFGLVVVFDNPLTLDRHISSSPAARAQGFYFYNMKTRYNAWFAFSIVFNSTDYKGTLELMGADLMDQETRDISVVGGTGDFLMARGIATLKTDAVEGFAYFRLQMDIKLYDCYY, from the coding sequence ATGTCTAAGTCATTCATCGTAAACGCATGCGCAACtatcttctttgttcttctcaTTCAGTCTGCTTTTGCTCAAGGTAACAGACTCTTAAGAAAGAAATTACCATGCCAAACATTTACACTATACCTCCACGAGACCATTTTTAATGGTACGAATGCAGCTAATGCAACATCAACTGCAGTAACTAATGCTACGGGTATAAGCAATTTTCAGTTTGGTTTAGTCGTAGTGTTTGATAATCCGTTAACCCTGGATCGACATATATCGTCTAGCCCAGCGGCTAGAGCTCAAGGTTTTTACTTCTATAACATGAAAACTAGATACAATGCTTGGTTTGCATTTTCGATAGTATTCAATTCTACCGATTATAAGGGAACTTTGGAGCTTATGGGTGCGGATTTGATGGATCAAGAGACGAGAGATATTTCTGTTGTCGGTGGCACTGGTGATTTTCTTATGGCAAGAGGGATTGCAACTTTGAAAACAGATGCCGTCGAAGGATTTGCGTATTTTCGTCTCCAAATGGACATCAAACTTTACGATTGTTACTATTAA